CCGACATGGGCGCCTACCTCGGCCTCATCACCTCGGGCATCCCGATCCTCGGGGCATTCATGTACAACGGCATCTACAAGTTCTCGGCCTACCGATTCGAATGCCGCAACGTGTTCACGAACCGGGTGTGGACCGACGCCTACCGCGGGGCCGGGCGGCCGGAGGCCACGTTCGCGATCGAGCGGATGATGGACGAGCTCGCCACCGAGCTCGACATGGACCCGATCGCGCTGCGGGAGAAGAACTGGATCGCCCACGAGGAGTTCCCCTTCGACACGGTCGCCTCCCTCACCTACGACACCGGCGACTACGAGGCCGCGACCGCGAAGGCGCTCGAGCTCTTCGGCTACGACGAGCTGCGGGCCGAGCAGGCCCGCCGCCGGGAGAGCGGCGACCCGATCCAGCTCGGGATCGGGGTCTCGACGTTCACCGAGATGTGCGGGCTCGCCCCCTCCCGGGTCCTCGGCGCGCTGAACTACGCGGCGGGCGGATGGGAGTACGCCCAGGTGCGGGTGCTGGCCACCGGCAACGTCGAGGTCGTCACCGGCACGAGCCCGCACGGGCAGGGGCACGTGACCTCCTGGAGTCAGCTCGTGGCCGACCGCCTCGGGGTGCCGTTCGAGAACGTCGAGGTGCTCCACGGCGACACCCAGATCGCCCAGAAGGGCCTCGACACCTACGGGTCGCGCTCGCTGTCCGTCGGCGGCATGGCGGTGCTCGCCGCGGCCGACAAGGTGATCGAGAAGGCTCGGATCGTCGCCGCCCACATGCTCGAGGCCGCGGCCACCGACGTCGAGTTCACCGACGGCCGGTTCTCGGTCCGCGGGACCGATCAGGGCGTGAGCTTCGCCGACGTCGCATTCGCGACCTTCTCCGCACACGACCTGCCGGACGGCTTCGAACCGAGCCTCGACGCGGACGCCACGTTCGATCCCGAGAACTTCTCCTTCCCGCACGGCACCCACCTCGCGGCGATGGAGGTCGACACCGAGACCGGGCGCGCCTCCGTGCGCGCGTACGTGTGCGTCGACGACGTCGGCACCGTGGTCAACCCGATGCTCGTCGAGGGCCAGGTCCACGGCGGGCTCGCCCAGGGCATCTCGCAGGCGCTCTACGAGGAGGCCGTCTACGACGAGTTCGGCACGCTCGTCACGGGATCGTTCACGGACTACCTCGTGCCCTCGGCACCCGACCTGCCCGAGTTCGTCACCGATCGCACGACCACGCCGGCGACCTCGAACGAGCTCGGGGTCAAGGGCGTGGGCGAGGCCGGCACGATCGCCTCGACCCCCGCGATCGTCAACGGCATCCTCGACGCGATCCGCCACCTCGGGGTGACCGACCTGACCATGCCGTGCACCCCCGCCCGGGTCTGGCACGCACTCGAGGCGGCCCGCAGCACCGGCACGGCCCCATCCGCAACGGAGGCAGGAGCATGATCCCCAGCACGTTCGACTACGAGGCCCCCGCGACCGTCGCCGAGGCCGTCACGCTGCTCGCCCGCGACCCGATGAACACGAAGATCCTCGCCGGCGGGCAGAGCCTCATCCCCGTGCTCAAGCTGCGGATGGCCGATCCCGAGCTCGTCATCGGGCTGCAGCACATCGACGGCCTGCGCGGCATCCGGGTCGAGGACGACCGGCTCGTCATCGGGCCGATGACCCGCCACCACGACATCGCCACCGACCCGCTCGTCGCCGCCCACGCCGGACTGCTCGCCCGGGCGGCCGGCACGGTCGCCGACCCACAGGTGCGCCACCGCGGCACGATCGGCGGCGCGATCGTCCACGCCGATCCGGCCGGCGACATGTCCGCCTGCCTGCTCGCGCTCGAGGCGGAGCTGACGATCACGGGGCCGGCCGGTCCCCGCACGGTGAGCGCGGCGGACTTCTTCGTCGACTACTTCACCACGGCGGTCGGCGAGGACGAACTCCTCACCGAGATCCGCGTCCCGCTCTTCGACGGCTGGGGCTCGGCCTACGAGAAGTTCACGCGGGTGGCCCAGCAGTGGTCGATCGTCGCGGTGGCCGCGTGCGTGCGGCTCGAGGGCGAGGCGATCGCG
The window above is part of the Pseudactinotalea sp. HY158 genome. Proteins encoded here:
- a CDS encoding xanthine dehydrogenase family protein molybdopterin-binding subunit; protein product: MTVTDSRPPEIGRARLRKEDARLTTGRGRFTDNISLPGTLYLGLVRSPVAHARIASIDVSAARDAPGVVRVFTGADLADEQGSLPNAWPVTPNQLAPPHPAVAVDTVAFAGEIVAVVVARSRAQARDAQELVDVDYEELPLVLDLEEAATDSTLVHPDLGTNVSATWVFDSAEAGTGGEIEAALAESDVVVERTIRQQRLIPAFMEPRSVLVDPTGEQITMWSATQIPHIAKLMLALTLGIPESKLRVIAPDVGGGFGGKLAVTPEEVITILAARRTGKPCKYTETRSESLMGAHHGRDHVQHLRIGAKADGTVTGLDVRIVADMGAYLGLITSGIPILGAFMYNGIYKFSAYRFECRNVFTNRVWTDAYRGAGRPEATFAIERMMDELATELDMDPIALREKNWIAHEEFPFDTVASLTYDTGDYEAATAKALELFGYDELRAEQARRRESGDPIQLGIGVSTFTEMCGLAPSRVLGALNYAAGGWEYAQVRVLATGNVEVVTGTSPHGQGHVTSWSQLVADRLGVPFENVEVLHGDTQIAQKGLDTYGSRSLSVGGMAVLAAADKVIEKARIVAAHMLEAAATDVEFTDGRFSVRGTDQGVSFADVAFATFSAHDLPDGFEPSLDADATFDPENFSFPHGTHLAAMEVDTETGRASVRAYVCVDDVGTVVNPMLVEGQVHGGLAQGISQALYEEAVYDEFGTLVTGSFTDYLVPSAPDLPEFVTDRTTTPATSNELGVKGVGEAGTIASTPAIVNGILDAIRHLGVTDLTMPCTPARVWHALEAARSTGTAPSATEAGA
- a CDS encoding xanthine dehydrogenase family protein subunit M; translated protein: MIPSTFDYEAPATVAEAVTLLARDPMNTKILAGGQSLIPVLKLRMADPELVIGLQHIDGLRGIRVEDDRLVIGPMTRHHDIATDPLVAAHAGLLARAAGTVADPQVRHRGTIGGAIVHADPAGDMSACLLALEAELTITGPAGPRTVSAADFFVDYFTTAVGEDELLTEIRVPLFDGWGSAYEKFTRVAQQWSIVAVAACVRLEGEAIAGARVALTNMGSVPVRAAEVEQALVGGPATPAAVTAACAAAGAGTEPPSDLNGDEAYRLHLATVLARRAVLAAATPR